The Streptomyces sp. NBC_01268 genome segment GGAGGCGGGCGGGCTGCGCCCCGGGGACGAGGTGGTGATCACCGGCGCGTCCAGCGGGGTCGGCACGGCCGCGATCCAGACGGCGCTGCGGATCGGCGCGGTGCCGATCGCCACGACCCGGGGCGCGGAGAAGCGGAAGCGGCTGCTCGAACTGGGCGCGGCGCAGGTGATCGCCACCGACACCGAGGACCTGGTCGGGGAAGTGCGGCGGCACACGGGCGGCCGGGGCGCCCGGGTCGCGTTCGACGCGATCGGCGGCCCCGGCTTCGCCGAGCTGGGCGACGCCCTGGAGCCGGGCGGCACGGCGGTGCTGTACGGGTGGCTGGACCCGCAGCCCGCGGCCGTCTCGCTGAACTGGCCGCTGACCGTGCGGGGTTACGCCAACGGGGCGGTGGTGCGCACGCCCGAGGGGCGCGCCCGGATGGCCGGTTTCATCGGTTCCGGGCTGCGCGACGGCTCGCTGGCCCCGGTGATCGCCGAGACCTTCGAGGGGCTGGCGGCGATCCCGGACGCGCACCGCCTGATGGAGTCCAACACCCACACCGGGAAGATCGTGGTGCGGCTGTAGGCCCCCACCGGACCCGCGCCCCGGGGGCGGCCGCGGCGCGTGGCCTCAGAAGCGCGGCACGCCCAGCGGGTTGTCGTCGCGCAGCTCCGGCGGGAGCAGGTGTCCGGGGGTCGACTGGTAGGCGACCGGGCGCAGCCAGCGCTCGATCGCCGTCCCGCCGACGGAGGTGCCGGTGGAGGTGGTCGCCGGGTAGGGGCCGCCGTGGTGCTGGGCGGCGGCGACGGCGACACCGGTCGGCCAGCCGTTGACGAGGATCCGGCCGGCGAGCGGGGTGAGTTCGGCGAGCAGCGAGGCGGCGCCGGGGTCCTCGTCGGCGACGTGCAGGGTGGCGGTGAGGTTGCCGGGCAGCAGCCCGAGGACGGCGCTGACCTGCTCGCGGTCGGCGTAGCGGGCGACGACGGTGACGGGCCCGAAGCACTCCTCCAGGAGCGGGTCGTGGCCGCCGTCGGGCAGCAGGCCCGCGTCGACGGTGAGCACGCCGGCGCTGACGGTGTGCTCCCCGCCGGCGCCCGGGGTGACGGGCGCGGTCACACCGGGCAGCCCGGCCCGCTCGCGCACCCCGTCGACGAAGGCTCCGCGCATCCGGTGGTCGAGCATCACGCCGGGCTCGGTCTCGCTGACCGCGGCGGTGAGGGCGGTGACGATCCGGTCGCCCGCCTCCCCGTGGGGCGCGAGGACGAAGCCGGGCTTGGTGCAGAACTGGCCCTCGCCCAGGGTCATGGACCCGGCGAGCCCGGCGCCGATCTCCTCGGCCCGCTCCTCGGCGGCGGCCGGGGTGATCACCACCGGGTTGAGGGAGCCGAGTTCGCCGTGGAAGGGGATGGGCACGGGACGGGCGGCGGCGGCGTCGAAGAGCGCGCGCCCGCCGCGCACGGAGCCGGTGAAGCCGGCCGCGGAGACCAGCGGGTGGCGGATCAGCTCCACGCCCGCGTCGAAGCCGTGCACGAGGGAGACGACGTCCGCGGGGAGCCCGGCCTTGACGGCGGCCCGGCGCAGCAGCGAGGCGCAGAGCTCGGAGGTGGCCGGGTGGCCGGGGTGCGCCTTGATCACGACGGGGCAGCCGGCCGCGAGGGCGCTGGCGGTGTCACCGCCGGGGACGGAGAAGGCCAGCGGGAAGTTGCTCGCCGCGTAGACGGCGACGACGCCGAGCGGGATCTTCATCCGCCGCAGGTCGGGGGTGGGCGGGGTGGTGGCCGGGTCGGCCCGGGAGATCCGCACGTCCAGGAAGGCGGCCGCGTCGACGACGTCGGCGAAGGAACGCAGCTGGGCGGTGGTGCGGGCGAGTTCGCCGGTGAGCCGGACCGGCCCGAGGGCGGTCTCCGCGTCGGCGGCCTCGATGACGTGGTCGCGGGCCTCGTCGAGCAGGTCGGCCGCGGTCCGCAGCAGCGCGGCGCGGGCGGTGCGGTCGGCGAGCGCGTCGAGGGCGGCGCGGGCGGACCGTACGGCCCCGTCGATCTCCTCGACTGTGGCCTCCACCGCAACCTGCTCCCGCGGCTTTCCCGTCCGGGGGTCCACGCTCCACACTGGTTCTGCCGCCACCGCCATGCACCTCGTTCGCTATTCTGAACACTGTCCCGGTAGGTGAATCCTGAGCGGACTCTATTGACGGCCGCGCCGTCTCCACAAGTGGCTTCCTGAAGAGGGGCGAGGGCGATGTCGACGAACGACGCGGGTGGGGCCCAGGTCAAGTCCGCCGTGCGGACGGTGGAGTTGCTGGAGTACTTCGCGGGACGGCCCGGCATGCACTCGCTCGCCGCCGTCCAGGAGGCCGTCGGCTATCCGAAGTCCAGCCTGTACATGCTGCTGCGCACCCTCGTCGAGCTCGGCTGGGTGGAGACCGACGCGACCGGCACCCGGTACGGCATCGGCGTGCGGGCGCTGCTCGTCGGCACCTCGTACATCGACGGCGACGAGGTGGTGGCGGCCGCCCGGCCCACCCTCGACCGGCTGTCCGACGACACCACCGAGACCATCCACCTGGCCCGCCTCGACGGCACCAACGTGGTCTACCTGGCGACCCGTCAGTCCCAGCACTACCTGCGGCCGTTCACCCGCGTCGGACGCCGGCTGCCGGCCCACTCGACCTCGCTCGGCAAGGCGCTGCTCGCCACCCACACCGACGAGCAGGTGCGCAAGCTGCTCCCCGAGACGCTGCCCGCGCTCACCGAGCACACCGTCACCGACCGCGAGCAGCTCATCGAGGAGCTGCGCGTGGTCCGCGAGCAGGGCTACGCGGTGGACCGCGAGGAGAACACCCTGGGGCTGCGCTGCTTCGGCATCGCGATCCCCTACCGGACCCCGGCCCGGGACGCCGTCAGCTGCTCGGTGCCGGTGGCCCGGCTGACCCCGGGGCACGAGCAGCTGATCAAGGACGCGCTGTTCGACGCGCGCGACCGGCTGGCGCTGGCGACCCGCCGCCTCTGAGCACCGGCGGTACCCGACGACGCCTGCCGGCACCTGCCGATCCGCGCCGGCGCCCGCCGGTCCCCGCTGCGCCCTGGGGGCGGGCCGTCTCCCCCGTGCGGCGGAGGCGGTTCGTCTCCGCGCAGGAGGTGCCGGGGCGGGTCCGGGCGGGACGGTGGGGTCATGACCGCACCGACGCTCCCCACTCCCCCTCGCGCTGCCGCCGCCACCGTGCCGGCCGGCCCCCTCCGGCCGGTCCTGCGCACCGTGGCGGTCCTCGCCTGCCTCCCGTACATCGTGCTCAAGGTCGTCTGGGTGGCCGGCGGCCGCCTCGGCATCCCGGACGGGAGCGTCCTGCTCGACCACCCGACGATGATGGGCGTGGCCAACGGGGTCTCCGTGCTCGCCGACGCCGTCGTGGTGCTGCTCGCGCTGCTGCTCACGCGGCCGTGGGGGCTGCGGGTGCGTGCCTGGCCGCTCCTCGTCCCGCTGTGGGCGGCGACCGGCCTGATCGCGCCGATCATGACGGCCTACCCGGCGCAGCTCGCCGTCTCGCTGCTGGGCGGCAACGGCGGCGGCACCGCGGGGCCGCCGAGCGAGCCCTTCCTCGACGCCTGGGTCTTCCCCGTCGTCTACGGCGGCTTCATCCTCCAGGGCCTCAGCCTCGGCACCCTCTTCGTCCTGTACGTCCGCGGCCGCTGGGGCCGGGTCTGGAGCGGGCGGCTCCGGGAGCTGCCCGCCGCGGCGAGCACCCGCGGGCTCCGCGCCGCCGCCGTCACCGGGGCCGTACTCGCCCTCGCCCCGGCCGCCCTGTGCTTCCTGTGGGCCGCCGGCTCGACCACCGGCCTCTCCGCCGGCCTCGCCGCCCCGTACGACTCCGACCGGGCGGTCGTCGACGCGGTGCGCGGGATCTTCCTCCTCGTCGCCGCCGCCACCGTCCTCCTGCTCGTCCTGCGCCGCCCCGGCGGGCTGCGGGTGCGCACCGTCATGGGCGCGGCCTGGGTGGCCTCCGGTGCGGCCGGGTGCTGGGGCGCGTACATGACGCTGGTCTCCCTGCTGCCCGCGGCCGGGACCGGGAAAGGGCCGACGGGTCTGATGGTCACCGCCTACGCTGGCGAGATGATCATCGGATTCCTGCTGGCGGGCTGCCTGGCGTGCGTCCTCGGCCGCCGGAGCGCGGCGGCGTGACACGGTTCTGGGGCGTCCTCTTCGGGCAGTCGGCCCGGCGACGGTGGCTGCATCTGATCCTCGGCGGCGCACTGTTCATGCCGTACTGGCTGGTCGGGACGGTGGCCGTGGGGCCGTTCGCCCCGGACGGGAACGTCTTCGGGGGCGGCCTCCGCTTCCAGCTCGCGGCCTACGCCGTCGGACTGCCGCTCGCCGCCCTGACCGCGCTCTTCCCGCTCGCCCGGCCGATGTCGGTGGCGGCGGCGCGGGCGCTGTGCGGGGTGGCGCCGGGCCGGTTCGCCGACGGGCCCGCCCGGGGCCGGGCCGCCAGGGCGCGGACCGCCGGGTGGTTCACCCTCCACCTCGGGACGGGCGCCCTGCTCGCCGGGGCCACGCTGGCGCTGCCGCCGTTCGCGCTCGCGGTGGGCGCGCTGCCGTTCTCGGAGGGGCTGCGCGCCTCGGAGGTCGGCCGCTTCTGGCACCTGGACCGGCCCTGGCTCGCCTGGGCCGGGCTCCCGCTCGGGCTCCTGTTGCTGCTCGCCCTCGCGGGCGCCGCCGCCGCGACGGGCGCGCTGCTGGCCCGCCAGGCGCCCCGGCTGCTCGGGCCCAGCCCGGCGGACCGGCTCGCGGCGGCCGAGCGGCGCGCCGCCGAACTGGCCGTGCGCAACCGGCTCGCCCGCGAGCTGCACGACTCGGTGGGCCACGCGCTGAGCGCGGTCACCCTCCAGGCCGGTGCGGCCCGCCGGGTCCTGGAGGCGGACGACGGGCGCGCGGACCTCGGCTTCGTCCGGGAGGCGCTCACCGCGATCGAGGAGACCACCCGCCGCACGGTCGGCGAACTCGACGCGGTCCTGGGCCTGTTGCGCAGCGGCGAGGACGACGGCGAGCTCGCCTCGCCGGGCCTGGACGCACTGGACGCGCTGGTGAAGGGCGCCGGGCCGGGGGTGGCGCTGACGGTGAGCGGGAGCCTGGCCGAGCTGCCGGAGGCGGTGTCGCGCGAGGCGTACCGGATCGTGCAGGAGGGGCTGACCAACGCCGTGCGCCACGCGCGGGGCGAGCCGGTGACGGCGCGGATCGCGCTGTCGGGGGACGAACTGGAGATCACGATGGAGAATCCGCTGCCCGGCACCCCGCCGGTGGCCCGCCCGGACGGCGGTCGCGGCCTGCGCGGCATCGCCGAACGCGCCCGGCTCCTCGGCGGCACCGCCCAGGCCGGCCCGGCGGACGGGAGCTGGCTGCTGGCCGCGCGGCTGCCGGCGGGCACGGGCGGAGGGCGGGTCTGATGGCCGGCCCGATCAGGATCGTCCTCGCGGACGACGAGCGGATGGTGCGGACGGCGCTGCGGGTGATCCTGGACGCGGAGCCCGGCCTGGAGGTGGTCGGGGAGGCCACCACCGGCGCCGAGGCGGTCTCGGTGGTGCGGGAGCTGCGGCCCGACGTGGTCCTGATGGACGTCCGGATGCCCGAGATCGACGGCATCCAGGCGACCCGGCGGATCCTGGCCGCGCTGCCGGAACCGCCTCGGATCGTGGTGGTGACCACCTTCGAGAACGACGCCTACGTGTACGACGCGCTGCGGGCGGGCGCCGCCGGGTTCCTGCTGAAGCGGGTCGCCCCGGAGGAGCTGGTGAGCGCGGTGCGCCTGGTGGCGCACAGCGAGTCGCTGCTCTACCCGGCGGCCGTCCGCGGCCTCGCCGCCGAGCACGCCCGCCGCCATCCGCCGGTCGCGCCGTGGGCGGGCCGGCTCACCGAGCGGGAGGCGGAGGTGCTGCGCCGGATGGCGAAGGGGCTGACCAACGCGGAGATCGCCGACGGGATGGGCGTGGGCCCTGCGACGGTGAAGACCCATGTGGCCGCGGTGCTGGCGAAGACCGGTGCGCGGGACCGCACCCAGGCGGTGATCGCCGCGTACGAGTCGGGGTTCATCACCCCGGGCTGAGAGCCGCGGGGCCGGCCGGACACGGGGGTGCCGGCCGGTCCCGCTCCCCCCCTCGCCCCCCGGCCCCGTCCCGCCTCGCTCCCGGCCCCGTCCCGCCTCGCTCCCGGCCCCGTCCCGGCCGCGGGCCCGCCGGCGGGACCGCATGAACGTTCCCTGAGAAAGCTGAGAAAGCTGAGAAAGCTGAGAAAAGGGACACATCCGGAACGCCTGCCGCCGTTCCGTTCGTCCCCTCTAGCGGGATGAACAAGACGATCAGGCGCGCCTCGGTCTTCTCGCTGCTCCTGGTGCTCGCCCTGCTGGGCCGGGCCACCTGGGTGCAGGCGTACGAAGGCGAGGCCCTCGCGGACGACAAGAAGAACCGGCGGAACACCATCGCGCAGTACGCGCAGCCGCCGGGGAACATCATCGTGGCCGGTTCCCCGGTCACCGGTTCGAAGGAGACGAAGGGCGGCGACCTCGCGTACAAGCGCGACTACACCGACGGCAAGCTCTACGCGGCGGTCACCGGGTACAGCTCGCAGGCGTACGGCGCGACGCAGCTGGAGGGGATCTACTCCGATGTCCTGGACGGCACCGACACCCGGTTGAAGAACCCGGTCGACGCCGTCACCCGCAAGCAGGCGGAGCCCGGCTCCGTCCTGACGACGATCGACCCGGCCGTGCAGAAGGCCGGCTACAAGGCGCTCGGCAACAAGAAGGGCGCGGCGGTCGCCATCGACCCGAAGACCGGCCGCATCCTCGGCATGGTCTCGACGCCCTCGTACGACCCCTCGAAGATCGCGGGGCTCACCGACGGCACGATGTGGAAGCAGCTCACCGAGGACGAGGACAAGCCGCTGGTCAACCGGGCGCTGCGGCAGCCGCTGCCGCCGGGTTCGACGTTCAAGCTGGTCGTCGCGGCGGCCGGTCTGGAGGACGGCCTGTACGGCTCGGTGGACACGCCGACGCGCAGCCCCAACCCGTACAAGCTGCCCGGCACGACCCGCTACCTGGAGAACGAGAACCCCTCGGCGCCCTGTGAGAACGCCACCATCCGCACGGCGCTGCAGTACTCCTGCAACAACGTCTTCGCGAAGATGGCGGTCGACCTCGGCCAGGACAAGGTGAAGGCGATGGCGGAGAAGTTCGGCTTCAACGACAAGGAGCTGGACGTTCCCGTCCGCGCCTACGCCAGCGTCTACCCGTCCGGCATGGACAAGGCGCAGACGGCGCTGACCGGCATCGGCCAGTTCGACGTGACGGCCACCCCGCTCCAGATGGCCATGGTGTCGGCGGCCATCGCCAACGACGGCCTGATGGCGAGTCCGCACATGGTCTCCCAGGTCGTCGACTCCGACGGCGACGCCCTGAAGTCCTTCGAGGACGGGGACACCGAGCGGATCGTCTCCTCCGCGACGGCCGAGCAGCTGCGCAGCGCGATGCAGACGGTGGTGGAGAAGGGCACCGGCAGCAACGCGGCGATCGACGGCATGGAGGTCGGCGGCAAGACGGGCACCGCCCAGCACGGCGAGAACAACAGCAAGACGCCGTACGCCTGGTTCACCTCGTACGCGAAGGACCCGGCCACCGGCAAGGAGGTCGCGGTGGCGGTGATGATCGAGGACTCGGGCGCGGCGCGCTCGGAGGTCAGCGGCAACGGGCTGGCGGCGCCGGTGGCGCAGAAGATGATGAAGGCCGCTCTCAAGTGACGCGCGGACGGAACGCACCAGATGACGCCGGTACCGAGGTGACGACACGGCCCAGGTGACCTGACGGCCGGGGTGACCTGACGGCCGGGGTGACGTAACGGCCGAAGTGCCGTGGAAGCGGGGGCCGGTGGAACGACCGCCCCCGCTTCACGATATGCAGGGCGCATGCTCTCCACCGCACGCCTGCCCCGCTCCCCCTCCGGCTGGACCATGGCCGTCTTCGGCGCCCTCGCCGCCGCCCTGGGGGTGGTGGGTCTGGTGTCCCCCGACACCACGATCCGTCTCATGGGTCTGACCCCCATACCCGGCGCGGACCGCGCGGACGCGGACCACACCCTCCTCTTCCTGACGGCCTCCTCCATGGCGGCCCTCAACATGGGCGTCTACTACCTGCTGGCCGCCCTGGCCGACTGGAAGTCCTTCTTCCGCTGGACGGTCCCCTTCCGCCTCCTCACCTGCGCGGTCTTCACCCTCGCCGTCGTCACCGGCCGCGCCCCGGCCGGCTTCCTGGGCGTGGGCCTCTGGGAGGGCCTGGGCGCGCTGGCCACCGGGGTGGCGCTGCGGTACGAGAAGAAGCGCGCCGGGCGGTCCTAGGACGGAGCCGCCGGAGCCGCCGGAGCCGCCGGAGCCGCCGGAGCGGGGCCGGAACGCCCCCGCCGATTAGGGCATCCGCCCGATCCGGAGGCGCTACCTCAGACGTCAGCCTGCGGGGATGCGTCTTCCTCTCTACCTCTGCGCCGTCCTCGTCTCCGGGTTCGGCACCACCGCGATGTGGCTGGTCTCCGGGATCTGGGTGAAGTCCCTGACCGGCTCCGACTCCCTCGCGGCACTCACCGCCTTCGCCCTCTGGGCCCCCGCGCTGTTCGGTCCGGTGCTCGGCGGGCTCGTCGACCGGGTGCCCCGGCGCCCGCTGCTGGTCGTGGCGAACCTGGCCATGGCGGGCCTGCTGCCGCTGCTGCTGTGGGTGGACCGGGCCGACCGGGTCTGGCTGCTGTTCGTCGTGCTCCTCGTGTACGGGACGCAGGGCGCGGTCCACGAGTCGGCGGAGGCGGCGCTCGCCGCGGGCGCGCTCGCCCCGGAGCGGCTCGGAGCCTTCAACGGGCTGCGGATGACCGTGAACGAGGGCATGAAGCTGGTCGCCCCCCTGGTCGCCGCCGGCCTCTTCGCGCGGTACGGCGGCGGGCCGGTCGCGCTGCTCGACGCGGCGACGTTCGCGGTGGCGGCGGGCGTGTTCGCGCTGTTGCGGGTGAGGGAGGCGCGGATCCCGGCGGCGGCCGGCGGGCGGGTCCGGGTCGCGGACGGGGTCCGGCTGGTGTGGGGCGTGCCGGGACTGCGGGCCCTCGTGGCGGCGGGCGGGTTCGCCATGTTCCTCGCGGGGCTCAACGGCGCGGCCGTCTACGCCGTGGTGGACCGGGTGCTCGGGCACGCCCCCGCGTACGCCGGTGTCCTGTACGCGGCGCAGGGCGCGGGCTCGGTGGTGGCGGGGCTGGCGGCGGGGGCCCTGCTGCGGCGGGTGCCGGAGCGGGGGCTCGCGGCGGGCGGGCTCGGCCTGTTCGCCGTGGGGGTCGCCGCGCGGGCCCTGCCCTACGACGGCGTGGTCCTGGTGGCGAGCGGGGTGATCGGGGTGGGGCTGCCGTGGGTGCTGATCGCCGCGATGACGGCGGTCCAGCGGGGTGTGCCCGCCGAGGCCGTGGGGCGGGCCGCCGGCACCGCGAACACCCTGGTCTTCGTGCCGAACGCGGTGGCCCTGGCGGCGGGGTCCGGACTGGTCTCGGTGCTGGACGCCCGGGTGCTGCTGCCGGTGGTGGCGGTGGCGGGGCTCGCGGGCGCGGCGGTGCTGGCGGTCGCCCCAGGGGCGTGGCGGGGCCTCGCGCGGGGCGGTCGGGACCGTCGTCCCGGCCGGGCGCGGCCGGGTCGCCTTCGACGTCCCAGGGGTGGAGGAACGCGCTGGCTCTCATCGGGGCTCCCGCCCGGGTGCCTGCGCGAGGGCGGCCCTGCCGCGGGCGAGGAGCGCGGCGAGCTCCTCGACGTGCTCCGGGAGCGGTTCGCTGAGCGGGGGGCGCACCTCGCCGACGTCCAGGCCCGTCATCCGCACGCCGGCCTTGACGAGGGAGACGGCGTAGCCGCGGCCCTTCGCGCGGAGTTCGACCAGCGGGCGGTAGAACGCGTCGATGAGCCGGTGGGCGGCCGGGTCGTCGCCGGTGGCGAGGGCGTGGTGGAAGGCGAGGGCGATGTCGGGGGCGAAGCAGAAGACGGCGGAGGAGTAGCGGGTGACGCCGATGCCCCGGTAGGCGAGGCCGGTGAGTTCGGCGGTGGGCAGGCCGTTGAAGCAGAGGAGGTCGAGGCCCTCGGTGCGGACGGCGCTGACGATGCGCTGCATCAGGTCGAGGTCGCCCAGGCCGTCCTTGAGGCCGAGGACGCCGTCGGTGCGGGCGAGGGCCACGGCGGTCTCGGGGGTGAGGACCGCGTTGTCGCGCTGGTAGACGATGACGGGGAGGGCGGTCGCGGCGGCCAGCTCGGTGTAGTGGCGGAGCAGACCGGGCTGGTCGGCGACGACCAGGTACGGGGGCATGGCGAGCAGGCCGTCGGCGCCGGCCGCCTCGGCGAGGCGCGCGTAGCGGACGGCGAGCGCGGTGCCGTAGCCGGCGCCGGCGAGGACCGGGACGCGGCCGGCGGTCTCCTGGACGGCGGCGGCGACGCAGTCGCGGAACTCCTCGGGGGTGAGGGCGTGGAACTCGCCGGTGCCGCAGCAGGCGAAGACCGCGCCCGCGCCCGCGTCGATCCCGGCGCGGACATGGGCGCGGAAGACGTCGAGGTCGACGGCGCCGTCCGGGCCGAAGGCGGTGACGGGGAAGAACAGCGGGCCGTCGAGCCGTTCGGCGAGCGGGGCAGTGGTCACGGGCGCTCCCAGGCAGATCGATGGTGCACCATTCTGACTGTCGTCCATATTCTTGAACGCCTTCACGGTAGAGGCGGCGAGGAGGAGCGGTCAAGGAGCCGACTCCCTTTGGCAGATGGTTCCTTGACGGTCCGACAGGCACTGCCTAGCGTGGCGGGCCTTCCATGTCCGTGAATCCGGACCACGAACGGAGACCAGTCCATGACCCCCGCTCCCCGCACCGTCCTGCTCACCGGCGCCGCCGGCGGCGTCGGCACCCTGATGCGGAAGCTGCTCCCCCGGTACGGCTACGCGCTGCGCCCGCTCGACGTCCGGCCCGTCCCGGGCGCGCCGGACGCGGTCGTCGCCGACCTCGCCGACCGGGCCGCGCTGCGCGAGGCCGTGCGCGGGGTGGACGCCGTCATCCACCTCGCCGGGATCTCCCTGGAGGCCGATTTCGACGCGATCACGGCCGCCAACATCACCGGGCTCCAGCACCTGTACGAGGCCGTGCGCGAGGAGGGCGTGCCCCGGGTCGTCTTCGCCTCCAGCAACCACGCGGTCGGCTTCACCCACCGCCCGCGCCGCGACGAACCCCCCGTCCCGGTCTCCACACCGCACCGGCCCGACACCTTCTACGGGCTCTCCAAGGCGTTCGGCGAGGACCTGGCCCAGTACTACTGGGACAAGTACGGGGTGGAGACCGTCTCGGTGCGGATCGGCTCCTGCCTCCCCGAGCCGAGCTCGGTGCGGATGCTCTCGACCTGGCTGAGCCCCGCCGACTGCGCCCGGCTGTTCCACGCGGCGCTCACCGCGCCGGAGGTCGGACACACGGTGACGTACGGCTCCTCCGCCAACACCCGGGAGTGGTGGGACCTCTCGTCGGCCCGGGCGCTCGGCTACGAGCCGAAGGACGACTCCGAGGTGTACGCGGAGCGGCTCATCACCGAGCACGGGCTCCCGGCGCCGGGCAGCGCCGACGACGTGTACCTGGGCGGGATCTTCTGCGAGGACCCGCCGCGCTGGAAGCACTGAGGGCGCGCCGTCACCCACCGGGACGCGCCCGGGCGCGCCGGGAAAGGGGAACGGGCCCGGCCGGACAATGCGGGGGAGCCGGCCAGGCCCGGGTCGACGCGCGCGGCTGGCGCACGCGGACATTCCGACAATATGACCCGCCCAAGATCATCGCGAGCCGCGGAACGCGGCGACCGTCCGGAAAGCGCGATCGGTTCTCGCCCTCCGCGGACGGCGCGCCCGAGCGCGGTCCCGCCGGTCCGCCCCAGCGGCCCGCTCAGCGCCGCAAGGTCGCCGAGGGCGACTCGCCGAACCGCTCCCGGTACCTCGCCGCGAACCGGCCCGGATGGGCGAAGCCCCAACGCCAGGCCACCTCGGTCACGCTCAGCCCGTCCGGCGCACCCGCCCGCAGCTCCTCGTGGACCCGCTCCAGGCGCACCTCGCGCACGTACGCCATCGGGGACATCCCCACGTACTCGCGGAACGACTCCTGGAGCCGGCGCACGCTCACCCGGGCGAGGGCGGCCAGTTCGGTGCTGGTGAAGGGGTGCTCGGGGCGGGCCCGCACCGCGTCCATCGCCCGTTTCACCGGCCCGGGCCGCGCGGGCCCGCCCGGGTGGGCCAGCTCCTCCCGCCAGGGGTGCTCGGCGGCCAGCAGCAGCCCGTTGAGCAGGGCCTCCTGGAGCGGTCTGGAGACCAGCTCGTGGGTGGCGAGGCCGTCGCCGGCAAGGGCTCCGGCCGCCACCTGCCGGGCGAAGGTCACCCAGCTGAGGCCGGGACCGCTCGTGATGTCGAGCCCCGCCCCGAAGGCGAGCCGGCCGCCCGGCGGACGCCCGATCAGCTGCTCCAGGCGCTCGTGCAGCGCCGTCGCGTCGATCTTGACCGAAAGGGCGCGGCAGTCCCCGCTCCACCGGTCGAGGACGGTGTCGCCCGCCGGGTCGAGCAGCACCGCCTCCCGGCTCGTGGCCACCAGCGGGCGCACGCCGCCGCCCTGGCGCAGCTCCATGGTCCCGCTCATCGGGGCGTTGAGATGGAACGCGCCCAGCTCGCCGAAGCGCATGCGCACGTCGGCGCCGCAGCTCAGGTCCCCGATCATCAGCGGCCCGAGCCCGACGGTGTCGAACCGCGCGGCGAAGGGACGTTCCTGCGCCTCGATCACATCCATGAAGTTGGCGTAATAGCGCGCGCCGATCTCGACCCGCGCCTCGTCCACGTCCCGCGTCCGGAAAGAGCTCCCACCCACAGGTCGTAAGAATATTCATATGACGGATGTGGCCGGGAACGGCAGGATGCCCGGCATGCCAGCACCCCAGGGATTCGTCTACGCGCGCCGTGCCGACGGCACGGTCGTCATCACCCACCGCGGCCGCGCCGCGGGCACCCTCCGCGGCGGCCGCGCGGACAAGTTCCTGGCGGAGGTCGAGGCCGGCGACCCGCAGCTGGTGATGGCCCGCTGGACGGGCTCGTACCGCTTCGGGAACGAGCGCACCGCCCGCCAGCACCCGCGTCACCAGGGTGGCCGAACCGGACGAAGGTAAGGGAACGGCAAAAGCGTCTCGTTCGTTACCCCCGGCATGACCGCAATGACCCCCGGCTCGAACATCCCTCTCACCGCCGCGCGCGTGGCGGTGGACGTCGCCGCGCCCGTGCGGCTCGACGTGTCGGGCCTGCTGCTCGGCGCCGACGGCAAGGTGCGCTCCGACGACGACTTCA includes the following:
- a CDS encoding response regulator transcription factor, which translates into the protein MAGPIRIVLADDERMVRTALRVILDAEPGLEVVGEATTGAEAVSVVRELRPDVVLMDVRMPEIDGIQATRRILAALPEPPRIVVVTTFENDAYVYDALRAGAAGFLLKRVAPEELVSAVRLVAHSESLLYPAAVRGLAAEHARRHPPVAPWAGRLTEREAEVLRRMAKGLTNAEIADGMGVGPATVKTHVAAVLAKTGARDRTQAVIAAYESGFITPG
- a CDS encoding peptidoglycan D,D-transpeptidase FtsI family protein yields the protein MNKTIRRASVFSLLLVLALLGRATWVQAYEGEALADDKKNRRNTIAQYAQPPGNIIVAGSPVTGSKETKGGDLAYKRDYTDGKLYAAVTGYSSQAYGATQLEGIYSDVLDGTDTRLKNPVDAVTRKQAEPGSVLTTIDPAVQKAGYKALGNKKGAAVAIDPKTGRILGMVSTPSYDPSKIAGLTDGTMWKQLTEDEDKPLVNRALRQPLPPGSTFKLVVAAAGLEDGLYGSVDTPTRSPNPYKLPGTTRYLENENPSAPCENATIRTALQYSCNNVFAKMAVDLGQDKVKAMAEKFGFNDKELDVPVRAYASVYPSGMDKAQTALTGIGQFDVTATPLQMAMVSAAIANDGLMASPHMVSQVVDSDGDALKSFEDGDTERIVSSATAEQLRSAMQTVVEKGTGSNAAIDGMEVGGKTGTAQHGENNSKTPYAWFTSYAKDPATGKEVAVAVMIEDSGAARSEVSGNGLAAPVAQKMMKAALK
- a CDS encoding aldehyde dehydrogenase (NADP(+)) — protein: MAVAAEPVWSVDPRTGKPREQVAVEATVEEIDGAVRSARAALDALADRTARAALLRTAADLLDEARDHVIEAADAETALGPVRLTGELARTTAQLRSFADVVDAAAFLDVRISRADPATTPPTPDLRRMKIPLGVVAVYAASNFPLAFSVPGGDTASALAAGCPVVIKAHPGHPATSELCASLLRRAAVKAGLPADVVSLVHGFDAGVELIRHPLVSAAGFTGSVRGGRALFDAAAARPVPIPFHGELGSLNPVVITPAAAEERAEEIGAGLAGSMTLGEGQFCTKPGFVLAPHGEAGDRIVTALTAAVSETEPGVMLDHRMRGAFVDGVRERAGLPGVTAPVTPGAGGEHTVSAGVLTVDAGLLPDGGHDPLLEECFGPVTVVARYADREQVSAVLGLLPGNLTATLHVADEDPGAASLLAELTPLAGRILVNGWPTGVAVAAAQHHGGPYPATTSTGTSVGGTAIERWLRPVAYQSTPGHLLPPELRDDNPLGVPRF
- a CDS encoding zinc-dependent alcohol dehydrogenase family protein; amino-acid sequence: MGNDTMTKAVLFHELGGPEVLAVEEVPLRATGPGELRVRVEAVGLNRAEALFRSGTYHYQPTLPGSRLGYEAAGVVEEVGEGVTAYAPGDAVMAAANFDFGVHGVYAERVVLAEEYVVPRPTGVDAVTAAAAWLTYSTAYGGMVEAGGLRPGDEVVITGASSGVGTAAIQTALRIGAVPIATTRGAEKRKRLLELGAAQVIATDTEDLVGEVRRHTGGRGARVAFDAIGGPGFAELGDALEPGGTAVLYGWLDPQPAAVSLNWPLTVRGYANGAVVRTPEGRARMAGFIGSGLRDGSLAPVIAETFEGLAAIPDAHRLMESNTHTGKIVVRL
- a CDS encoding sensor histidine kinase; this translates as MTRFWGVLFGQSARRRWLHLILGGALFMPYWLVGTVAVGPFAPDGNVFGGGLRFQLAAYAVGLPLAALTALFPLARPMSVAAARALCGVAPGRFADGPARGRAARARTAGWFTLHLGTGALLAGATLALPPFALAVGALPFSEGLRASEVGRFWHLDRPWLAWAGLPLGLLLLLALAGAAAATGALLARQAPRLLGPSPADRLAAAERRAAELAVRNRLARELHDSVGHALSAVTLQAGAARRVLEADDGRADLGFVREALTAIEETTRRTVGELDAVLGLLRSGEDDGELASPGLDALDALVKGAGPGVALTVSGSLAELPEAVSREAYRIVQEGLTNAVRHARGEPVTARIALSGDELEITMENPLPGTPPVARPDGGRGLRGIAERARLLGGTAQAGPADGSWLLAARLPAGTGGGRV
- a CDS encoding IclR family transcriptional regulator gives rise to the protein MSTNDAGGAQVKSAVRTVELLEYFAGRPGMHSLAAVQEAVGYPKSSLYMLLRTLVELGWVETDATGTRYGIGVRALLVGTSYIDGDEVVAAARPTLDRLSDDTTETIHLARLDGTNVVYLATRQSQHYLRPFTRVGRRLPAHSTSLGKALLATHTDEQVRKLLPETLPALTEHTVTDREQLIEELRVVREQGYAVDREENTLGLRCFGIAIPYRTPARDAVSCSVPVARLTPGHEQLIKDALFDARDRLALATRRL